The Drosophila mauritiana strain mau12 chromosome 2R, ASM438214v1, whole genome shotgun sequence genome has a segment encoding these proteins:
- the LOC117136615 gene encoding lysosomal aspartic protease isoform X2, whose amino-acid sequence MWLLVSLLPVLFILPVQFQHPVSCKLQLYRVPLRRFPSARHRFEKLGIRMDRLRLKYAEEVSHFRGDWSSAVKSTPLSNYLDAQYFGPITIGTPPQTFKVIFDTGSSNLWVPSATCASTMVACRVHNRYFAKRSKSHQARGDRFAIHYGSGSLSGFLSTDTVRVAGLEIRDQTFAEATEMPGPIFLAAKFDGIFGLAYHSISMQRIKPPFYAMMEQGLLTKPIFSVYLSRHGEKDGGAIFFGGSNPHYYTGNFTYVQDIYQDRRICSSAFIAVDLPSPSGPLWILGDVFLGKYYTEFDMERHRIGFADARS is encoded by the exons ATGTGGCTGCTCGTTTCGCTGCTTCCGGTGCTCTTCATACTTCCGGTACAGTTCCAACATCCTGTCAGTTGCAAGCTGCAGCTGTACCGCGTTCCCCTGCGCCGCTTCCCCTCCGCCCGTCATCGCTTCGAGAAGTTGGGCATCCGGATGGACCGGCTGCGTTTGAAGTACGCCGAGGAGGTCAGCCATTTCCGTGGCGATTGGAGCTCGGCGGTGAAGAGCACACCGCTGAGCAATTATCTGGACGCCCAGTACTTTGGCCCCATCACCATTGGGACGCCGCCGCAGACATTCAAGGTGATATTCGATACGGGTTCCTCGAATCTCTGGGTGCCATCCGCCACGTGTGCGTCCACAATGGTGGCCTGTCGGGTGCACAATCGCTACTTTGCCAAGCGGTCGAAAAGTCACCAGGCGAGGGGAGACCGCTTTGCCATCCACTATGGCAGTGGCAGTCTGTCCGGCTTCCTTTCCACGGACACCGTTCGTGTGGCTGGTCTGGAGATTCGGGATCAGACCTTTGCCGAGGCCACCGAAATGCCGGGGCCCATCTTCCTGGCAGCCAAATTCGACGGCATCTTTGGACTGGCCTATCACAGCATCTCCATGCAGCGCATCAAGCCACCATTCTATGCGATGATGGAGCAGGGACTGCTCACGAAACCCATATTCAGTGTTTACCTCAGCAGACATGGCGAGAAGGATGGTGGAGCCATCTTCTTTGGCGGATCCAATCCGCATTACTACACCGGCAACTTTACGTATGTCCAG GATATCTACCAGGATCGAAGGATCTGCTCCTCGGCGTTCATTGCCGTGGACCTGCCATCGCCCAGTGGACCGCTCTGGATTCTGGGGGATGTGTTTTTGGGCAAATACTATACGGAGTTCGACATGGAGAGGCATCGCATTGGATTCGCTGACGCCAGGAGCTGA
- the LOC117136615 gene encoding lysosomal aspartic protease isoform X1, with product MWLLVSLLPVLFILPVQFQHPVSCKLQLYRVPLRRFPSARHRFEKLGIRMDRLRLKYAEEVSHFRGDWSSAVKSTPLSNYLDAQYFGPITIGTPPQTFKVIFDTGSSNLWVPSATCASTMVACRVHNRYFAKRSKSHQARGDRFAIHYGSGSLSGFLSTDTVRVAGLEIRDQTFAEATEMPGPIFLAAKFDGIFGLAYHSISMQRIKPPFYAMMEQGLLTKPIFSVYLSRHGEKDGGAIFFGGSNPHYYTGNFTYVQVSHRAYWQVKMDSAVIRNLELCQQGCEVIIDTGTSFLALPYDQAILINESIGGTPSSFGQFLVACDSVPALPRITFTLGGRTFFLESHEYVFQDIYQDRRICSSAFIAVDLPSPSGPLWILGDVFLGKYYTEFDMERHRIGFADARS from the coding sequence ATGTGGCTGCTCGTTTCGCTGCTTCCGGTGCTCTTCATACTTCCGGTACAGTTCCAACATCCTGTCAGTTGCAAGCTGCAGCTGTACCGCGTTCCCCTGCGCCGCTTCCCCTCCGCCCGTCATCGCTTCGAGAAGTTGGGCATCCGGATGGACCGGCTGCGTTTGAAGTACGCCGAGGAGGTCAGCCATTTCCGTGGCGATTGGAGCTCGGCGGTGAAGAGCACACCGCTGAGCAATTATCTGGACGCCCAGTACTTTGGCCCCATCACCATTGGGACGCCGCCGCAGACATTCAAGGTGATATTCGATACGGGTTCCTCGAATCTCTGGGTGCCATCCGCCACGTGTGCGTCCACAATGGTGGCCTGTCGGGTGCACAATCGCTACTTTGCCAAGCGGTCGAAAAGTCACCAGGCGAGGGGAGACCGCTTTGCCATCCACTATGGCAGTGGCAGTCTGTCCGGCTTCCTTTCCACGGACACCGTTCGTGTGGCTGGTCTGGAGATTCGGGATCAGACCTTTGCCGAGGCCACCGAAATGCCGGGGCCCATCTTCCTGGCAGCCAAATTCGACGGCATCTTTGGACTGGCCTATCACAGCATCTCCATGCAGCGCATCAAGCCACCATTCTATGCGATGATGGAGCAGGGACTGCTCACGAAACCCATATTCAGTGTTTACCTCAGCAGACATGGCGAGAAGGATGGTGGAGCCATCTTCTTTGGCGGATCCAATCCGCATTACTACACCGGCAACTTTACGTATGTCCAGGTGAGCCATCGTGCCTATTGGCAGGTGAAAATGGATTCGGCAGTTATCCGGAATCTCGAGCTATGTCAGCAGGGATGTGAAGTGATTATCGACACGGGCACTTCTTTCCTGGCATTGCCCTACGACCAGGCTATACTCATCAATGAATCCATTGGGGGAACTCCCTCCTCCTTTGGTCAGTTTCTGGTTGCTTGCGACAGCGTTCCGGCCCTACCCAGAATAACCTTTACCTTGGGTGGGCGTACATTTTTCCTGGAGTCTCACGAGTACGTCTTTCAGGATATCTACCAGGATCGAAGGATCTGCTCCTCGGCGTTCATTGCCGTGGACCTGCCATCGCCCAGTGGACCGCTCTGGATTCTGGGGGATGTGTTTTTGGGCAAATACTATACGGAGTTCGACATGGAGAGGCATCGCATTGGATTCGCTGACGCCAGGAGCTGA